The genomic DNA CACCGCGTCCGAAGGAAGCCCCCAGACCGGGGACTGTGGCGGAGTGTCAAATACGCGCCTGGTTCTCGATCTGGATCGCGCCGGCCGCCGTGAACAGCTTCTTGATGAGGTAGTTCTCCTCGTTGTCGAGGGTGGCTCCCCCGAGCGAGGCGATGCCCATCGTGCGGCGCAGCGGCCGACCGTGCTCGTCGTGGTCCTGCCAGGTGCGGCGACGCGACTCGACGAAGCGGTCGGCGATCATGTCGGTCGCGGTGTCGAGGTCGAGGCGCTCCCAGTCGCTCGCACCCGGCGCGCGGTAGAGGACCTGTGTCTGGCGCCCGGGCGAGTTGACCAGCTGCTCGCTCGCCGAGCCCTTGGGGCACAGGCGTCCGCGCGAGATCGGCGAGTCGGGGTCGCCCTCGATCTGGACGACCTTCTCGTCCTTGACGTAGACCTTCTGCCCGCACCCGACGGCGCAGAACGGGCAGATGCTCTGCACGGCCCGGTCGGCGGTGGCCGTACGCGGCTGCGTCGCGCGGGTGTGCGCGGACTGCACGGCTGGTCCTCGGCCGTAGCGGTCACCGGAGCGCAGCTGCCGGAGCACCGGCCACTCCAGAGGACTCCACACCATGCGCCCGAGCCTAACCACGCGACCGCGGCCCGGACCAGACCCCCGCGACCGGCTGTCCTGTGCAGCTCAATATGAGGAAGCGTGATCACCAGCTCACGCTTCCTCAAAGGGACGCTGGGCTCGGCGGCTCAGCCGGCGGCGGGCGGGATGTTCTGGTTGAGGTGGAACACGTTGTCCGGGTCCCACTGCGTCTTGAGCGCGCGCAGCCGGTCGAGATTGGCCGGCGGGTACGCCCGCGTCAGGCCGGCCGCGCCCTCGTCGGCGAGCGCGTTGACATAGACCCCGGACGCGTACGGCGACAATCGTGCCGCGGACTCGCGCGCGTCGGCGATGCGCTGCTCGTCCTCGGCGGGGTCGGTCCAGCGCGCGGCACCGACGTACTCGAACGCCGCATCGCGCTGGCTGAACGCCGTCGCGTCGTCGGCCACGTCAGCGATCGCACCGCCGTACTGCTGCAGGCTCGCGCCCACCTCGGGGTGATGGGCGACGAACGCGTCGATCACCCCGTCGGACAGCTCGCGGAAGTAGTGGCCCTTCCAGTAGCGCCGGAACGTGTGGCCGCGCGTCATGTCGTCACGACGCTGCAGGTCGACGTACGACTGCGGCACGACCCTCCGGGCGGTCGGCGTCCCCAGCGCCCGCAGCCGCTCGACGTGTGCCTGCCCGGCGTCGACGTCGCCCACCCACACGAACCCGAGGGTCGCCACACCGCCGGCGACGGTGGCGGCGTACGTCGCCTCGCGTGGCGCCTCGGCGCTGAGGTCGCGCCAGGTGCGGAGTACGCCGGTCGCGGCCTCGGCGGCGAAGTCCAGCTCGACGCTCAAGGCCTGCGTGCCCGTGTCGTGGAGAGCGAACTCGAACTCGGTGACCACGCCGAAGTTGCCTCCGCCACCACGCAGACCCCAGGCGAGCTCGGCGTTGTCGTCGGTCGAGGCCCGCACCACCTCACCCGACGCGGTCACCATCTCGAATGCGACCACGTTGTCGCACGAGAGCCCGAATCTCCTTGCGAGCCAACCCATTCCGCCGCCCAACGTGAGCCCGCCGACACCCGTGTGCGAGACGTTGCCGGCCGTCGTGGCGAGACCGTGAGGCTGCGTCGCGGCGTCGAGAGCCCCGAGCAGCGCACCGCCCTGGACCCACGCCCGACGGCGCTCGGGGTCGACGCGCACGGAGCCCATCGGCGTCAGATCGAGCATCACGCCGCCGTCAGGAACGGCGTGGCCGACGATGCTGTGTCCTCCGCAGCGCACGCCCACCTCGAGGCCGCGCTCGCGGGCGTACGC from Luteipulveratus halotolerans includes the following:
- a CDS encoding FAD-binding oxidoreductase, translating into MVDLLQPDDAGYDDARQVWNTMVDRRPAVIARCGGVDDVRAALAYARERGLEVGVRCGGHSIVGHAVPDGGVMLDLTPMGSVRVDPERRRAWVQGGALLGALDAATQPHGLATTAGNVSHTGVGGLTLGGGMGWLARRFGLSCDNVVAFEMVTASGEVVRASTDDNAELAWGLRGGGGNFGVVTEFEFALHDTGTQALSVELDFAAEAATGVLRTWRDLSAEAPREATYAATVAGGVATLGFVWVGDVDAGQAHVERLRALGTPTARRVVPQSYVDLQRRDDMTRGHTFRRYWKGHYFRELSDGVIDAFVAHHPEVGASLQQYGGAIADVADDATAFSQRDAAFEYVGAARWTDPAEDEQRIADARESAARLSPYASGVYVNALADEGAAGLTRAYPPANLDRLRALKTQWDPDNVFHLNQNIPPAAG